From Streptomyces sp. NBC_00690, a single genomic window includes:
- a CDS encoding TetR/AcrR family transcriptional regulator, giving the protein MSPRRPSVNEELRRRSRERLLQATVELVGERGFEATTLADIADRAGSARGLVSYYFPGKRQLFQSAVHRLMHRTLEAALQREPLSDDGLEVLARAIDAVLGLAADRPLLMRTHMSGVLQAEGFVQCPEQQRLAALLRGAVERYGSHQVDVDYPLLRAQLMGAVFAMVLPGAAMPLGDLRSELFQRYGLDWELGVPPGGEPPGGTRHAASGLIRDQSRSRS; this is encoded by the coding sequence ATGTCCCCACGACGCCCGTCGGTCAATGAAGAACTCCGTCGGCGTTCCCGGGAACGGCTTCTTCAGGCAACCGTGGAGTTGGTGGGCGAGCGGGGATTCGAGGCGACGACGCTCGCCGACATCGCCGACCGGGCCGGGTCGGCGCGCGGCCTGGTCTCGTACTACTTTCCCGGCAAGCGCCAACTCTTCCAGTCGGCCGTGCACCGGCTGATGCACCGAACCCTCGAAGCCGCCCTGCAGCGCGAGCCGCTCTCGGACGACGGCCTTGAGGTACTGGCCCGTGCGATCGACGCGGTGCTCGGACTCGCTGCGGACCGTCCCCTTCTGATGCGGACGCACATGTCGGGGGTGCTCCAGGCGGAGGGGTTCGTGCAATGCCCCGAGCAACAACGACTGGCGGCGCTTCTGCGGGGTGCGGTGGAGCGGTACGGATCCCATCAGGTGGACGTCGACTATCCGTTGTTGCGAGCCCAGCTGATGGGTGCGGTGTTCGCCATGGTGTTGCCCGGCGCTGCGATGCCGCTCGGCGATCTGCGCTCGGAGTTGTTCCAACGGTACGGACTCGATTGGGAACTGGGTGTTCCGCCGGGTGGAGAACCACCCGGCGGAACACGTCATGCGGCGAGCGGCCTGATCAGAGATCAGTCACGATCGCGGTCGTGA
- a CDS encoding LVIVD repeat-containing protein — translation MTLLHTTRVRRRRLGVAAAAAGLLATLLTAGPAVAVPGPGDPVEKEATSSELSKTRSAIQNGDIPGVDEVVRSKNVEHITNIPKDALKGINSDLAFQGKYAFAGNYDGFRIFDISNPKAPKTVSQVLCPGSQNDISVSGNLLFLSTDSSRSDSSCASTSQSGAIKASWEGMKIFDISDKRNPKYVAAVETACGSHTNTLVPDGRNVYIYVSSYSPNVALPDCQPPHDGISIIKVPRKAPQQAKVVNFPVLFPGEGPDGGGNPGGPTNPGVSKTTGCHDITVLPSKDLAAGACMGDGILFSIKDPERPKVIDRVQDNVNFAFWHSATFNQGANKIVFTDELGGGGAPTCNAEVGPKRGANGIYDLVGKGDRQKLIFRSYFKIPRHQGTTENCVAHNGSIIPVKGKDLMVQAWYQGGVSVWDFTNSSRPQEIGYFERGPISATQSISGGSWSAYYYNGYVYSNDMEKGFDVLKINDRRTDPAKRVWLDELNVQTQPDYFDRDDDDDDDDDDDRGHGHGHDRDRD, via the coding sequence GTGACCCTGTTGCACACCACCCGCGTGCGGCGCAGACGTTTGGGCGTGGCAGCCGCCGCGGCCGGATTGCTTGCCACATTGCTGACGGCGGGCCCCGCCGTCGCCGTCCCCGGCCCCGGGGACCCCGTCGAGAAGGAGGCCACTTCCAGCGAACTGTCCAAGACGCGGTCCGCCATTCAGAACGGTGACATACCCGGCGTGGACGAGGTCGTCCGCAGCAAGAACGTCGAGCACATCACCAACATCCCCAAGGACGCGCTCAAGGGCATCAACTCTGACCTGGCTTTCCAGGGTAAGTACGCCTTCGCGGGCAACTACGACGGTTTCCGCATCTTCGACATCAGCAACCCGAAGGCGCCGAAGACCGTCTCGCAGGTTCTGTGCCCCGGTAGCCAGAACGACATCTCGGTCTCCGGGAACCTGCTCTTCCTGTCCACCGACTCCTCACGGAGTGACAGCTCGTGCGCCAGCACGTCGCAGTCCGGGGCCATCAAGGCTTCGTGGGAGGGCATGAAGATCTTCGACATCAGCGACAAGCGCAACCCCAAGTACGTCGCTGCTGTGGAGACCGCGTGTGGTTCACACACCAACACGCTGGTACCCGACGGTCGCAACGTCTACATCTACGTTTCCTCCTACTCGCCGAACGTGGCGCTCCCGGACTGCCAGCCCCCGCACGACGGCATCTCGATCATCAAGGTGCCGCGGAAGGCTCCCCAGCAGGCCAAGGTCGTCAACTTCCCGGTGCTCTTCCCGGGTGAGGGTCCCGACGGCGGTGGCAACCCCGGTGGGCCCACCAATCCGGGTGTCTCCAAGACCACGGGCTGCCACGACATCACCGTCCTGCCCTCGAAGGACCTGGCCGCCGGCGCCTGCATGGGTGACGGCATCCTGTTCTCGATCAAGGACCCCGAGCGGCCCAAGGTCATCGACCGTGTTCAGGACAACGTGAACTTCGCGTTCTGGCACTCGGCCACCTTCAACCAGGGCGCCAACAAGATCGTCTTCACCGATGAGCTCGGCGGCGGCGGTGCCCCGACCTGTAACGCAGAGGTCGGCCCGAAGCGCGGTGCCAACGGCATCTACGACCTCGTCGGCAAGGGAGACCGGCAGAAGCTGATCTTCCGTAGCTACTTCAAGATCCCGCGCCACCAGGGCACCACCGAGAACTGCGTGGCGCACAACGGCTCGATCATCCCGGTCAAGGGCAAGGACCTCATGGTCCAGGCGTGGTACCAGGGCGGTGTCTCCGTCTGGGACTTCACCAACTCGTCCCGCCCCCAGGAGATCGGCTACTTCGAGCGCGGTCCCATCTCCGCGACCCAGTCCATCTCAGGAGGCTCCTGGTCCGCGTACTACTACAACGGGTACGTCTACTCCAACGACATGGAGAAGGGTTTCGACGTCCTGAAGATCAACGACAGGCGTACGGACCCCGCGAAGCGCGTATGGCTGGATGAGCTCAACGTCCAGACCCAGCCCGACTACTTCGACCGTGACGATGATGACGACGACGATGACGACGATGACCGCGGTCACGGCCATGGTCACGACCGCGATCGTGACTGA
- a CDS encoding DUF305 domain-containing protein, protein MAVTAAVLALGACESESDAPAKSKGTSTASVVAPGKPGEPARTISAEEAAKSIPDDSPNHADFGYVEMMIEHHGQALTMTALAPGRAESVKVKGLAERIAASQKPEITAMRGWLANHSRDKPKGGHHEHGSEPMPGMATEAQLKQLGAAKGKAFDELFLKLMIVHHEGAVTMAAEALSTGNNILVQEMANDVIAQQTSEIGRMERL, encoded by the coding sequence ATGGCCGTCACCGCAGCCGTACTCGCCCTGGGAGCCTGCGAGTCGGAGTCCGACGCACCGGCCAAGTCCAAGGGGACAAGCACCGCTTCAGTGGTTGCACCGGGCAAACCGGGCGAGCCGGCGCGAACGATCTCCGCGGAGGAGGCTGCCAAGTCCATACCCGACGACTCGCCCAACCACGCAGACTTCGGCTACGTGGAGATGATGATCGAGCATCACGGACAGGCGCTCACCATGACGGCGCTGGCCCCGGGGCGAGCGGAATCCGTCAAGGTGAAGGGTTTGGCCGAACGCATCGCCGCATCGCAGAAGCCCGAGATCACCGCGATGCGGGGCTGGTTGGCGAACCACAGCCGGGACAAGCCGAAGGGCGGCCACCATGAACACGGTTCCGAGCCGATGCCTGGCATGGCGACCGAGGCGCAGTTGAAGCAGTTGGGCGCCGCGAAGGGAAAGGCGTTCGACGAACTCTTCCTGAAGCTGATGATCGTTCACCATGAGGGTGCCGTCACCATGGCGGCCGAAGCTCTCTCCACCGGCAACAACATCCTCGTCCAGGAGATGGCCAACGATGTGATCGCCCAACAGACCAGCGAGATCGGGCGCATGGAGAGGTTGTGA
- a CDS encoding DUF6214 family protein: MLPYPPVWEVQSHGTATTTSADPSGDVRRASSSWIDVRLTFADGVRLDVMAVADRGNWAVEEMHAHPPLPLESLAVLGDRIGTPVTEACRAIVDGSDVEECDTSRSTAEDHRRGPAPSGEGATALPQSPGDRIDGGSAVPGHRRVRPARLRGRAARRRAADAYLAAQQQGLDPVLAVMSATGRSRRKSLRVIAGARDEGLLPSRHNRRRGW; encoded by the coding sequence GTGCTGCCGTATCCGCCGGTCTGGGAAGTGCAGAGCCATGGCACTGCGACGACCACTTCCGCAGACCCGTCGGGCGATGTGCGGCGTGCGTCTTCTTCCTGGATCGATGTGCGACTGACCTTCGCCGATGGCGTTCGGCTCGATGTGATGGCGGTGGCCGACCGAGGAAACTGGGCGGTCGAGGAGATGCACGCCCATCCGCCCCTCCCGCTGGAGAGCCTCGCGGTACTGGGTGATCGGATCGGGACCCCTGTGACGGAAGCATGCCGGGCCATCGTCGACGGATCGGACGTCGAGGAGTGCGACACCTCCCGCTCGACAGCCGAGGACCACCGTCGCGGGCCCGCCCCCTCGGGCGAGGGGGCGACCGCCCTCCCGCAGTCGCCGGGCGATCGGATCGACGGAGGGTCAGCGGTGCCAGGCCACCGCCGTGTCCGCCCGGCCCGACTTCGCGGCAGGGCGGCACGACGGCGGGCCGCTGACGCCTATCTGGCCGCCCAGCAGCAAGGACTCGATCCAGTCCTCGCTGTGATGAGTGCTACCGGTCGCAGTCGTCGCAAGTCGCTGCGGGTCATCGCCGGCGCCCGTGACGAGGGCCTCCTCCCCTCACGACACAACCGCCGCCGGGGGTGGTGA